The Lycium barbarum isolate Lr01 chromosome 12, ASM1917538v2, whole genome shotgun sequence genome includes a region encoding these proteins:
- the LOC132621808 gene encoding glycosyltransferase BC10-like isoform X1 gives MTKNSMSVGNVLWLWWKLVVVVSLSLCVLAFWKLQSYSLSDSEQLSFSTSSRRSRAVDDYIGNPKVAFLFLVRRDLPLDFLWGSFFENADTGNFSIYIHSEPGFVFDESTTRSSFFYDRQLTNSIKVAWGESSMIRAEKLLLGAALDDPANQRFVLLSDSCVPLYNFSFIYNYLIASPRSFVDSFLDKKDGRYNPKMSPYIPMNKWRKGSQWITLIRKHAEVVADDDAVFRVFKMFCKRRPPLEDSKGKKNMKLQKQHNCIPDEHYVQTLLAMHDVEGELERRTITYTEWNESVTNMEKKGWHPITFSYAVAGPVQIKRIKDIRNVYYASEYRTEWCRSNSTLVPCFLFARKFSRGAAMRLLSEGVVSQFNAASIMYSTRRF, from the exons atgACGAAGAATTCAATGTCAGTTGGAAATgtgttgtggttatggtggaaactggttgttgttgtttctcTTAGTCTTTGTGTATTAGCTTTTTGGAAGCTACAAAGCTATTCTCTTTCCGATTCCGAACAACTTTCCTTTTCTACTTCTTCTCGTAGATCTCGAGCTGTTGATGATTATATCGGCAATCCTAAAGTTGCTTTCCTATTTCTCGTACGTCGGGATTTACCTCTCGATTTCCTTTGGGGAAGTTTCTTCGAG AATGCTGACACTGGTAATttttcaatatatatacattcggAGCCTGGTTTTGTGTTTGATGAGTCTACAACAAGATCGAGTTTCTTTTATGATCGCCAATTGACAAATAGCATCAAG GTAGCTTGGGGAGAATCAAGTATGATCCGAGCTGAGAAATTATTACTTGGGGCAGCACTTGATGATCCTGCAAATCAAAGATTTGTTCTCCTGTCGGACAG CTGTGTCCCACTGTACAACTTTAGCTTCATATACAACTACTTGATTGCTTCTCCGAGGAGCTTTGTGGACAG TTTTCTTGATAAAAAGGATGGTCGCTACAACCCAAAGATGTCACCCTATATACCAATGAACAAATGGCGAAAAGGGTCACAG TGGATCACTTTAATCAGGAAGCACGCGGAAGTGGTTGCAGATGATGATGCTGTGTTTCGAGTCTTCAAGATGTTCTGCAAG AGACGTCCACCGCTGGAAGACAGTAAGGGGAAAAAGAATATG AAACTTCAAAAGCAGCACAACTGCATTCCAGATGAACACTATGTGCAGACATTATTGGCG ATGCATGATGTGGAAGGAGAACTTGAACGTAGAACGATAACCTATACAGAGTGGAACGAATCTGTGACAAATATGGAGAAAAAGGGTTGGCATCCCATAACATTTAGCTATGCAGTTGCTGGACCTGTACAGATCAAGCGAATAAAG GATATTCGCAATGTTTACTATGCAAGCGAGTACAGAACAGAGTGGTGCCGGAGTAATTCTACTCTGGTCCCCTGTTTTCTGTTTGCAAGGAAATTCTCGCGGGGGGCTGCTATGCGCCTCTTGAGTGAAGGAGTAGTTTCTCAGTTCAACGCCGCCTCCATAATGTACTCAACACGACGATTTTAA
- the LOC132621809 gene encoding uncharacterized protein LOC132621809, which yields MNKHGRSKWSGKKVMFGVLIMGLCITAYVAGPPLYWHISESISSSTHYSCPSCPCDCSTDQPLHSFSQGVNVSTFTDCMEHDLGVSDEEERNFTALLTDELKQMESETLENQRRADMALLEAKKMVSQYQKEADKCTSGMGTCEEAREKAEIALEAQRQITSMWELRARHQGWKQELV from the exons ATGAATAAACATGGAAGAAGCAAATGGAGTGGGAAGAAGGTGATGTTTGGGGTATTAATTATGGGATTGTGCATTACTGCTTATGTAGCTGGTCCACCCCTCTATTGGCACATCTCTGAATCTATTTCTTCATCCACTCACTATTCTTGCCCTTCTTGTCCTTGTGATTGCTCTACTGATCAACCCCTTCATTCTTTTTCACaag GTGTGAATGTGAGTACTTTTACAG ATTGCATGGAACATGATCTGGGGGTGAGCGATGAAGAGGAGAGAAACTTCACAGCTCTTTTGACAGATGAATTAAAGCAAATGGAAAGTGAAACACTGGAAAACCAGAGAAGAGCAGACATGGCACTGCTCGAGGCAAAAAAGATGGTGTCCCAATATCAAAAGGAAGCAGACAAATGTACATCAGGGATGGGAACTTGTGAAGAAGCTAGAGAAAAGGCTGAAATTGCTTTAGAAGCACAGAGACAAATCACTTCTATGTGGGAACTCAGAGCACGCCATCAAGGTTGGAAACAAGAGCTTGTTTAA
- the LOC132623436 gene encoding pentatricopeptide repeat-containing protein At4g04370 codes for MHKLKLNILFHPLTTKSINATLNRLSSEGAHHQALLTYNNSMLNSSISPDPFTFPTLLKSCISLNLLNHGLSLHQHIVVNGFSSDPYIGSSLISLYSSFGLTEHARKVFDTMPERNIVPWTAVIGCYARSGDFEHAFYMYNDMLRDGIKPSSVTLLTLLSGVSESVYVECLHACVVKYGFMGYIALLNCMLNVYGKCGRIEYARKLFEWMDEKDIVSWNSLVSGYALVGKTGELLRLMYRMRLENIWPDHQTYGSLVSAIAKEGSAEFGKVVHVQIVAAGFELDVHLETSLMFMYLKCRNMDYTFKIFERAKDKDVVLWTAIISGLVQNERADRALEVFQSMLCSRIEPSTATIASALAACAQLGSLKVGASIHGYMLRHRIAIDTPAQNSLVTMYSKCGYLKQALVVFDMIKNRDVVSWNAIVAGNAQNGHLSMALHLFNEMRIAHQRPDSITVVSLLQICASIGAYHEGKWIHNIVVRSYLEPCVKIGTALVDMYCKCGDLCSARKCFDRIKEHDIISWSTMIAGYGSHGEGETALELYTELVRSGLTPNSVIFLSVLCACSHNGLVNQGMSLFDSMERDFKIKPELEHCACIVDLLCRAGRAKDAYNFYKTKFPEPMTNALGIILDACKTKALVELRDVVATELSELDHGDAGRYVQLAHSYASMAQWEGVGKTWVQMRELGLKKLPGWSFIDLHGVITIFFMGQTSHPQQEDIMLVLKNLSEEITERVIMSNIENIS; via the coding sequence ATGCACAAGCTCAAACTCAACATCCTCTTCCACCCTCTAACCACCAAGTCCATCAACGCTACTCTCAACCGCCTTTCCTCAGAAGGTGCTCACCATCAAGCCTTACTCACTTACAACAACTCCATGCTCAACTCTTCCATATCACCTGACCCTTTCACTTTCCCCACACTCCTCAAATCCTGCAtttcccttaacctcctcaaccacGGCCTTTCCCTACACCAACATATAGTCGTTAATGGGTTTTCTTCTGATCCTTATATTGGGTCTTCTTTAATCAGTTTGTACTCTTCTTTTGGCCTTACAGAACATGCACGCAAAGTGTTCGATACAATGCCTGAGAGAAATATAGTTCCGTGGACGGCTGTTATTGGGTGTTATGCACGGAGTGGGGATTTTGAGCATGCTTTCTATATGTATAATGATATGTTACGTGATGGAATAAAGCCGAGTTCTGTTACATTGTTGACGTTGCTTTCGGGTGTATCGGAGAGTGTTTATGTGGAGTGTTTGCATGCTTGTGTAGTGAAATATGGTTTTATGGGTTATATTGCTTTGTTGAATTGTATGTTGAATGTGTATGGTAAATGTGGAAGAATTGAGTATGCTAGGAAGTTGTTTGAATGGATGGATGAAAAAGATATCGTTTCTTGGAATTCTTTGGTTTCAGGGTATGCTTTAGTGGGGAAAACAGGAGAATTACTGAGGTTAATGTATAGAATGAGGTTGGAAAATATATGGCCTGATCATCAAACGTATGGGTCGTTGGTTTCTGCGATTGCAAAAGAGGGTAGCGCTGAATTTGGAAAAGTGGTGCATGTACAGATAGTTGCTGCTGGATTTGAATTAGATGTGCATCTTGAGACATCACTTATGTTTATGTATTTAAAGTGTAGGAACATGGATTATACGTTTAAGATATTTGAGCGAGCAAAAGATAAAGATGTAGTTTTGTGGACGGCTATTATCTCTGGACTTGTTCAGAATGAACGTGCAGATAGAGCACTCGAAGTGTTTCAAAGCATGTTGTGTAGCAGAATTGAACCTTCTACAGCTACCATAGCAAGTGCACTTGCAGCTTGTGCTCAATTAGGTTCATTGAAAGTAGGAGCTTCTATACATGGCTACATGTTGAGGCATAGAATAGCCATTGACACACCTGCCCAAAATTCACTTGTCACTATGTATTCAAAGTGTGGCTACTTGAAGCAAGCTCTTGTTGTTTTTGATATGATCAAAAACAGAGATGTGGTCTCCTGGAATGCAATTGTTGCAGGGAATGCCCAGAATGGACATTTATCAATGGCCTTGCATCTGTTTAATGAAATGAGGATAGCCCATCAAAGACCTGACTCAATAACAGTGGTTTCCCTTCTTCAAATTTGTGCCTCAATAGGAGCATATCATGAAGGGAAGTGGATTCACAACATTGTTGTAAGGAGCTATCTTGAACCTTGCGTCAAGATAGGGACGGCTTTGGTTGATATGTACTGCAAATGTGGTGACTTATGCAGTGCGAGGAAGTGTTTTGACAGGATCAAAGAACATGATATAATTTCATGGAGCACAATGATTGCTGGATATGGTAGTCATGGTGAAGGGGAGACTGCCTTGGAGTTGTATACGGAGCTTGTGCGAAGCGGTCTTACGCCAAATAGTGTTATCTTCTTATCCGTTCTTTGTGCCTGTAGTCATAATGGACTTGTCAACCAAGGCATGAGCTTGTTTGATTCTATGGAAAGGGATTTTAAGATTAAACCTGAACTCGAACACTGTGCATGTATAGTTGACCTACTTTGTCGAGCTGGTAGGGCGAAAGATGCATACAACTTCTATAAGACGAAATTTCCAGAACCAATGACCAATGCTCTAGGTATAATTCTTGATGCTTGCAAAACAAAAGCCCTGGTAGAACTTAGGGATGTTGTTGCCACAGAACTCTCAGAGTTGGATCATGGGGATGCTGGAAGGTATGTGCAATTGGCTCATAGTTATGCTTCAATGGCCCAGTGGGAGGGCGTTGGTAAGACCTGGGTCCAGATGAGAGAACTTGGGCTCAAAAAGCTTCCTGGTTGGAGTTTTATTGACTTACATGGAGTAATAACAATTTTTTTCATGGGCCAAACCTCCCATCCTCAGCAGGAGGATATAATGTTGGTTCTGAAGAATTTGAGTGAAGAGATTACTGAAAGGGTAATCATGTCAAACATAGAGAATATATCATAA
- the LOC132621808 gene encoding glycosyltransferase BC10-like isoform X2, with translation MTKNSMSVGNVLWLWWKLVVVVSLSLCVLAFWKLQSYSLSDSEQLSFSTSSRRSRAVDDYIGNPKVAFLFLVRRDLPLDFLWGSFFENADTGNFSIYIHSEPGFVFDESTTRSSFFYDRQLTNSIKVAWGESSMIRAEKLLLGAALDDPANQRFVLLSDSCVPLYNFSFIYNYLIASPRSFVDSFLDKKDGRYNPKMSPYIPMNKWRKGSQWITLIRKHAEVVADDDAVFRVFKMFCKVYKNYWCSSTVEKPRLLMSAR, from the exons atgACGAAGAATTCAATGTCAGTTGGAAATgtgttgtggttatggtggaaactggttgttgttgtttctcTTAGTCTTTGTGTATTAGCTTTTTGGAAGCTACAAAGCTATTCTCTTTCCGATTCCGAACAACTTTCCTTTTCTACTTCTTCTCGTAGATCTCGAGCTGTTGATGATTATATCGGCAATCCTAAAGTTGCTTTCCTATTTCTCGTACGTCGGGATTTACCTCTCGATTTCCTTTGGGGAAGTTTCTTCGAG AATGCTGACACTGGTAATttttcaatatatatacattcggAGCCTGGTTTTGTGTTTGATGAGTCTACAACAAGATCGAGTTTCTTTTATGATCGCCAATTGACAAATAGCATCAAG GTAGCTTGGGGAGAATCAAGTATGATCCGAGCTGAGAAATTATTACTTGGGGCAGCACTTGATGATCCTGCAAATCAAAGATTTGTTCTCCTGTCGGACAG CTGTGTCCCACTGTACAACTTTAGCTTCATATACAACTACTTGATTGCTTCTCCGAGGAGCTTTGTGGACAG TTTTCTTGATAAAAAGGATGGTCGCTACAACCCAAAGATGTCACCCTATATACCAATGAACAAATGGCGAAAAGGGTCACAG TGGATCACTTTAATCAGGAAGCACGCGGAAGTGGTTGCAGATGATGATGCTGTGTTTCGAGTCTTCAAGATGTTCTGCAAG GTTTATAAAAATTATTGGTGCTCCTCAACAGTCGAAAAGCCCCGTTTACTAATGTCTGCCCGATGA